The Sinorhizobium fredii USDA 257 region GATCTCGTCCGCTTGGGACGCGGGCCCGAGGAGGCTCGAGAGCAGTCCCTCGACCGCCAGCGCCGCGGCCTTGAGGCGTTCCGCAAAGAATGATGGCTCGTCTTGCATGAGAGGCTCTTTGGCACGTGGGAGAGCCGCTTTCAACGGACTTTTGCGCCGCAGCTCACGCGTTTTGTTCGGGATGAGTGCACAGGCGCCCTTGTCTTTGCGAGAAAGGCCGTTCAACTTTCGCGATCCATGAAATAAGAGTGGGGCCATGAAAAAGAGCGGGGTCATGAAATAAGAATGGGGAATGGATAGAGGGGTGGACAGTCAGGCCGTGGACATCGTTCCGGAAGAACGCGAGGAGGGCGAGTTGCCCGCCGGACGGTGGTCTGCCATGCGCCGCACGTGGCGAACGCGCCGCCGGCGTCTCGTTCTCGCGGCGCTTTGCATTCTCCTGCTGCCTTACCTGCTGATCTTCGTCTACCTGCTCGGTTTCATTCATCCGGTATCGACATTGATGCTGCGCGACCTCGTGCTGCTGCGCGGCTACGACCGGCAGTGGGTGGCGTTCGACGATATCTCCCCGGTCCTCGTCCAGTCGGTGATGATGTCCGAGGATGGCCAGTTCTGTGTCCATAACGGGGTCGACTGGATGCAGATGCGCGGTGTCGTCGAGGACGCCCTGGATGGCGAACAGACGCGCGGTGCGAGCACGATCCCGATGCAGACGGTCAAGAACCTCTATCTCTGGAACGGCCGCTCCTTCGTTCGAAAAGGAATGGAGCTGCCACTCGCCGTCGTTGCCGATCTCGTCTGGAGCAAGCGGCGCATGATGGAAATCTACCTGAACGTCGCCGAGTGGGGCGACGGCGTCTACGGCATCGAAGCCGCCGCGCGGCATCATTTCGGCGTTTCCGCAGCCAAGCTTTCGCGCCGCCAGGCGGCGCTGCTGGCCGTGGCGCTGCCCAATCCGATCGACCGCAATGCCGGCAAGCCCGGACGGGGCTTGAGGCGTCTCGCCTCGGTGATCGAACGTCGCGCCGGCCGCTCCGGCGACTACATCACATGTCTTTATGATTGAGATGAAGACAATTCATTGGTTGTGCGGCTGCGCCTATGGCAAGTCTGCCTCCCGAAAAACCAAGCGGAGACGGAGCCATGGCCGAGCTGGTCCTTTATGTCGGCAACAAGAATTATTCGTCCTGGTCGCTTCGGCCGTGGCTCGCCCTCGAAGGTTGCGGCATTCCGTTCGAGGACGTCGTCATCCCCTTCGACTTTCCGGCAGGTAACCCGAGGATTCGTGAAATCTCGCCGACCGGCCGCGTGCCGGTCCTGCAGCACGGCGATATCCGCGTCTGGGAATCGCTGGCGATCATCGAATATGTGGCCGAGCTTTACCCCGAGGCTGGCCTGTGGCCGGAGGACCGCGGGGACCGTGCCCGTGCGCGCAGCTATTCGATGGAAATGCTTTCCGGCTTCCGGGCGCTGCGCGGCGCCTGCCCGATGAATATCCGCCGGCCGGTGAAGGCGATCGCGCTTCCCGAAGGGGTCGCCGCCGATGTCGCGCGGATCGAAGAGATCTGGCACGAGGCGATCGCCCGCTCCGGCGGACCGTTCCTCTTTGGCCGCTTCACCGCCGCCGACGCGATGTTCGCCCCCGTCGTCAACCGCCTGGAAATATATGAGCTCACGACGGATCCGGCAACGCTCGCCTACATGGACGCCGTCAAGGCACACCCGGCCTTCCGCAAATGGGAGGAGGCATCGAGGGCCGAACCGTGGATCGTGCCGGAGGACGAGGTCTGACGTCTCAAGTAGGAGCAGACGCTTGCCGCCCCGATTCGAAATTTTGCACGCGGGGACTGGTCAAAGCGTGGTTGGCCATGTATAAGCGCGCAAAATTTCCGAGATCGACATCTGTTTGACCCGGCCATTTTCGGCTGCTGAACAGTGTTTTGCCCGATAAGTGGAGAATGAAATGGCTGTACCTAAAAGAAAAACGAGCCCGTCCAAACGGGGCATGCGCCGTTCTGCTGACGCCCTCAAGGCTCCGACCTACATCGAAGACAAGAATTCCGGCGAACTGCGCCGTCCGCACCACATCGACCTGAAGACCGGCATGTACCGCGGTCGCCAGGTCCTGACGCCGAAGGAAAGCGCATAAGCTCTTCCGTCTGCGGATGAAGTTTGAAGGGTCGGCTCTGCCGGCCCTTTTTCTTTGGTGCGTTGGAGCGCAGCGCTTCCGAAACGCCCCTCCCCAACCCCTCCCCACAGGTGGGAGGGGCTTGCGCGCGTCACCGTCCAGCCCAACTCAAGGTTCCCACAAGTGGTGACGGATTGAATCAAATGTGAAGTAGGGTAGCCCCTCCCTTTTATGGGGAGGGGCGTATTTCTAGCCGAGATTGTCGAGCTTCGTCTGCAGCGCCCGAAGCTGTTCCTTGAGCTCGTCGATATCCTTCGCCTCGGCCTTCTTGGTCTCCTTGGCCGGAGGAGCGGCCATGAAGGGCGAGAACATCTGCATGGCCTGATGGAACATTTCGGTGTTGCGCTTGACCTGCTCCTCGACCAGCTGCAACGGCACCTGGAGGTTCTTGCCGAGCGGCGTGTCGCCGAAGGCCTTGTTGATCTGCTCGCGCATCTGCGCCTGCTGCTCGGTGAAGGCCTGCATCGAATGTTCGAGATAGCTCGGCACGACCATCTGCATCTGATCGCCGTAGAATGAGATGAGCTGGCGCAGGAAGGAAATCGGCAGAAGCGTATTGCCGGTCTTCGACTCCTGCTCAAAGATGATCTGCGTCAGCACGGAATGCGTGATATCTTCACCGGACTTGGCGTCCTGGACGACGAAGTCTTCCCCCCTCTTCACCATCACGGCCAGATCGTCGAGGGTCACATAGGTGCTCGTGCCGGTATTGTAGAGCCGCCGGTTTGCGTATTTCTTGATAACGATCTGGCCTTCATGCTTCGCCATCAGGGTCTCCTCTACCCATCGTCCCGTCTTTATTGTGTTTTTTAAGAGTATCCGCAAAAGAGCGCCGCTGACAATCTCTTTGTGCATTGCGGCGACGCAGGTGCAAAACAACGGTCGGTAGAACCGACGATGAAGCTTTTGTTGCAGAGCATCAAGGAGTTTGACTTGCGCTCCTGGCTTTGCCAGTCTGCTTCTCCAGGCAAAGGAAACAAGAGGAAACGTCCCATGAGCAATCCCTCCATCGTGATCGCCAGCGCCGCTCGCACCGCAGTCGGGTCCTTCAACGGCGCCTTCGGCAACACACCCGCTCATGAACTGGGTGCAACGGTCATCAAGGCGGTCCTCGAACGGGCCGGCGTCGAGGCGGCAGAGGTCCACGAGGTGATTCTCGGCCAGGTGCTTCAGGCCGGCGAAGGGCAGAACCCGGCCCGCCAGGCGGCGATCAAGGCCGGCCTCCCGCCGGAAAAGACCGCCTGGGGCATGAACCAGCTTTGCGGCTCGGGCCTGCGCGCGGTCGCCCTCGGCATGCAGCAGATCGCCATCGGCGACGCGAACATCATCGTCGCCGGCGGCATGGAATCGATGTCGATGGCACCGCATTGCGCGCATCTGCGCGGCGGCGTCAAGATGGGCGACTACAAGATGATCGACACGATGATCAAGGACGGCCTGACGGACGCCTTTTACGGCTACCACATGGGCATCACCGCCGAAAACGTCGCGCGTAAGTGGCAGCTGACCCGTGAGGAGCAGGACGAATTCGCGCTCCGCTCGCAGAACAAGGCGGAAGCGGCGCAGAAGGCCGGCCGGTTCGCCGACGAAATCGTCCCGTTCATCGTCAAGACCCGCAAGGGCGACGTCAGCGTCGACCAGGACGAATATATCCGCCACGGCGCCACGCTCGATTCGATCGCCAAGCTGCGTCCGGCCTTCGACAAGGAGGGTACGGTCACCGCGGCCAACGCCTCGGGGCTCAATGACGGCGCTGCCGCAACGCTGCTGATGACCGAGGTCGAGGCCGCCAGGCGCGGCATTCAGCCGCTCGCCCGCATCGTCTCCTGGGCGACGGCCGGCGTCGACCCGCAGATCATGGGCACCGGCCCGATCCCCGCCTCGCGCAAGGCGCTCGAAAAGGCCGGCTGGTCGGTCGGCGACGTCGAACTCGTCGAGGCCAACGAAGCCTTCGCGGCGCAGGCCTGCGCGGTCAACAAGGATCTCGGCTGGGATCCGTCGATCGTCAACGTCAACGGCGGCGCGATCGCCATCGGCCACCCGATCGGCGCTTCCGGTGCCCGCGTCCTCAACACGCTGCTCTTCGAAATGAAGCGCCGTGGTGTTTCCAAGGGCCTCGCAACGCTGTGCATCGGCGGCGGCATGGGCGTCGCCATGTGCGTCGAGCGCCTGTAACAGTTAGCGGTATGCAAGGGCTCCGCCCTATTCGATCGAGCACGCGCGGCCCGGAGTTCCGGGCCGCGGAAGAATAGTTTTGGCAGATTTTAACCCAATGGGAGGCGAACATGAGCAGGGTAGCATTGGTTACGGGTGGGTCCCGCGGTATCGGCGCTGCGATTTCGGTGGCGCTGAAGGCGGCCGGTTACAAGGTGGCTGCGACCTACGCCGGCAATGACGAGAAAGCCCAGGCCTTCAAGCAGGAAACCGGTATCCCGGTCTACAAATGGGACGTCTCCAGCTATCAGGCTTGCGTCGACGGTATCGCCAAGGTGGAGGCGGATCTCGGGCCGATCGACATTCTCGTCAACAATGCCGGCATCACCCGCGATGCGATGTTCCACAAGATGACGCCGGAACAGTGGGGAGAGGTCATCAATACCAATCTCACCGGCCTCTTCAACATGACGCATCCCGTCTGGTCGGGCATGCGCGACCGCGGCTTCGGCCGCGTCATCAACATCTCATCGATCAACGGCCAGAAGGGCCAGATGGGCCAGGCGAACTATTCCGCCGCCAAGGCCGGCGATCTCGGCTTTACCAAGGCGCTGGCGCAGGAAGGGGCGGCAAAGGGCGTCACCGTCAATGCGATATGCCCCGGCTATATCGGCACGGAGATGGTGCGGGCGGTGCCGGAAAAGGTGCTGAACGAACGAATCATCCCGCAAATCCCGGTCGGCCGCCTCGGCGAACCGGACGAGATCGCCCGCTGCGTCGTGTTCCTGGCGTCTGACGAATCCGGCTTCATCACCGGCTCGACGATATCGGCGAATGGCGGACAGTATTTCGCCTGATCTACAGCGCCTCGCGTCTTTTCAGGCGCACAAAGGTCGCTGCAGCGCTTTGAGTTGCTGCAATTTTTACCCTTGAGTTGGGCTCGACTTCTGGCCCCTCCTCCTTGTGGGGAGGGGTTTTCCCATAAATCGGACCGGCGTCAGCCTTCGAGCTCCTCGCGCAACATTTCAAGCTCCAGCCATTCCTCCTCCATGCGCGTCAGGCC contains the following coding sequences:
- a CDS encoding acetyl-CoA C-acetyltransferase, with product MSNPSIVIASAARTAVGSFNGAFGNTPAHELGATVIKAVLERAGVEAAEVHEVILGQVLQAGEGQNPARQAAIKAGLPPEKTAWGMNQLCGSGLRAVALGMQQIAIGDANIIVAGGMESMSMAPHCAHLRGGVKMGDYKMIDTMIKDGLTDAFYGYHMGITAENVARKWQLTREEQDEFALRSQNKAEAAQKAGRFADEIVPFIVKTRKGDVSVDQDEYIRHGATLDSIAKLRPAFDKEGTVTAANASGLNDGAAATLLMTEVEAARRGIQPLARIVSWATAGVDPQIMGTGPIPASRKALEKAGWSVGDVELVEANEAFAAQACAVNKDLGWDPSIVNVNGGAIAIGHPIGASGARVLNTLLFEMKRRGVSKGLATLCIGGGMGVAMCVERL
- a CDS encoding beta-ketoacyl-ACP reductase, whose product is MSRVALVTGGSRGIGAAISVALKAAGYKVAATYAGNDEKAQAFKQETGIPVYKWDVSSYQACVDGIAKVEADLGPIDILVNNAGITRDAMFHKMTPEQWGEVINTNLTGLFNMTHPVWSGMRDRGFGRVINISSINGQKGQMGQANYSAAKAGDLGFTKALAQEGAAKGVTVNAICPGYIGTEMVRAVPEKVLNERIIPQIPVGRLGEPDEIARCVVFLASDESGFITGSTISANGGQYFA
- the phaR gene encoding polyhydroxyalkanoate synthesis repressor PhaR; this translates as MAKHEGQIVIKKYANRRLYNTGTSTYVTLDDLAVMVKRGEDFVVQDAKSGEDITHSVLTQIIFEQESKTGNTLLPISFLRQLISFYGDQMQMVVPSYLEHSMQAFTEQQAQMREQINKAFGDTPLGKNLQVPLQLVEEQVKRNTEMFHQAMQMFSPFMAAPPAKETKKAEAKDIDELKEQLRALQTKLDNLG
- the rpmF gene encoding 50S ribosomal protein L32; the protein is MAVPKRKTSPSKRGMRRSADALKAPTYIEDKNSGELRRPHHIDLKTGMYRGRQVLTPKESA
- the mtgA gene encoding monofunctional biosynthetic peptidoglycan transglycosylase — encoded protein: MDIVPEEREEGELPAGRWSAMRRTWRTRRRRLVLAALCILLLPYLLIFVYLLGFIHPVSTLMLRDLVLLRGYDRQWVAFDDISPVLVQSVMMSEDGQFCVHNGVDWMQMRGVVEDALDGEQTRGASTIPMQTVKNLYLWNGRSFVRKGMELPLAVVADLVWSKRRMMEIYLNVAEWGDGVYGIEAAARHHFGVSAAKLSRRQAALLAVALPNPIDRNAGKPGRGLRRLASVIERRAGRSGDYITCLYD
- a CDS encoding glutathione S-transferase family protein, which translates into the protein MAELVLYVGNKNYSSWSLRPWLALEGCGIPFEDVVIPFDFPAGNPRIREISPTGRVPVLQHGDIRVWESLAIIEYVAELYPEAGLWPEDRGDRARARSYSMEMLSGFRALRGACPMNIRRPVKAIALPEGVAADVARIEEIWHEAIARSGGPFLFGRFTAADAMFAPVVNRLEIYELTTDPATLAYMDAVKAHPAFRKWEEASRAEPWIVPEDEV